The Candidatus Koribacter versatilis Ellin345 genome has a segment encoding these proteins:
- the fdnG gene encoding formate dehydrogenase-N subunit alpha translates to MTNGWVDIKNTDMMLVMGGNPAENHPCGFKWAIEAKRTRNAKLIVVDPRYTRTAAVSDLFIQLRAGTDIALLGAFVNYALQNDRVHHDYLVNYTNAAFIVKDGFKLPEDGLYSGYDAEKHTYDKSTWNYEEGGNLTGKAVSGTAGTGQPPAKANIVAASAHPAEQAPAQHGIPAAGATLPTLPPNIAYDTSLQHPRCVYQLLKKQYSRYTPELVERITGIPKEQIVQAADLFTSVRKNGDPRQVGTIIYAVGWTQHSSGTQTIRAGAMLQLLLGNIGRAGGGMNALRGHSNIQGATDMAGIFDILPGYLKVPTPADADLTAYLSRTTPKTAKPNEWASFNYWSNTPRFMVSFLKSMYGDAAKKENGFAFDYLPKVDRNYSWTEIWDGMYRGEVKGIFAFGMNGVMIGPNNQKNINALKKADWLVVCEIYPDETSEFWKSPGITPEEMKSINTTVYRLPGAGFAEKDGTMVNSARWLQWKWAAVPPPGDAKLDQEILSRIFLNVRDLYKAQGGRFPDPILNASWNYTNKQNPSLSEIAKELNGKALVDVTDDATQTTIKAGQQLPGFAFLRDDGSTTSGNWLYCGSWTEAGAMMQRRGTDDPSGQGIYQNWAWSWPANRRVLYNRASCDANGKPWDASRSQVWWNESSKKWVGNDVPDFKADSVPTEHMGPFIMNPEGVARLFVPLGQVADGPFPEHYETFESPVKNLLHPQQNNNPVAKKFKSDLDKFGTPEEGYNIVCTTYRLTEHYHYWTKNNPMNVQLVPEPFVEIPAELANEMGIRGGEKVKISSARNHYIAKAMVTRRIRGMMIDGKKTYQIGIPIHWGYRGIQEDAGRTALTMVNGLTAAVIDPNAFTPEFKGFLVKLEKV, encoded by the coding sequence CTTTGCTCGGTGCGTTTGTCAACTACGCGCTGCAGAACGACCGCGTACACCACGACTATCTCGTCAATTACACAAACGCTGCGTTTATCGTGAAGGATGGTTTCAAGCTTCCCGAGGATGGACTGTACTCCGGCTATGACGCGGAGAAACATACCTACGACAAGAGCACTTGGAATTACGAAGAGGGCGGCAATTTAACGGGCAAGGCAGTGTCGGGAACCGCCGGGACTGGACAACCGCCCGCGAAGGCGAACATCGTTGCCGCTTCCGCACACCCCGCAGAGCAGGCTCCCGCACAGCATGGGATACCGGCAGCCGGTGCGACACTGCCGACGTTGCCGCCGAACATTGCCTACGACACCTCGCTCCAGCATCCGCGCTGCGTTTATCAACTGCTGAAGAAACAGTATTCGCGCTACACGCCGGAGCTTGTCGAACGCATTACCGGAATTCCGAAAGAACAGATTGTGCAAGCTGCGGACTTGTTTACTTCTGTACGCAAGAACGGCGATCCGAGGCAAGTTGGCACCATCATTTATGCCGTGGGGTGGACCCAGCATAGCTCGGGAACACAGACGATTCGTGCGGGCGCAATGCTGCAACTCTTGCTCGGAAACATTGGGCGCGCTGGCGGCGGGATGAACGCGTTACGTGGACACTCCAATATTCAAGGCGCTACCGATATGGCCGGGATTTTCGACATTCTGCCGGGATACCTGAAGGTTCCGACGCCTGCCGACGCCGATCTCACTGCTTATCTGAGTCGCACAACCCCGAAGACCGCAAAGCCCAATGAGTGGGCGTCGTTCAACTATTGGTCAAATACGCCGCGCTTCATGGTGTCGTTCTTGAAGTCGATGTACGGCGACGCGGCGAAAAAAGAGAACGGGTTCGCATTCGACTATCTGCCGAAGGTGGATCGCAACTATTCGTGGACTGAGATTTGGGATGGGATGTATCGCGGGGAAGTGAAAGGCATTTTCGCGTTTGGCATGAACGGCGTGATGATCGGCCCGAATAATCAAAAGAACATCAACGCGCTGAAGAAGGCCGACTGGCTGGTCGTATGCGAAATCTACCCTGACGAGACGAGCGAGTTCTGGAAATCTCCGGGAATTACTCCGGAGGAGATGAAGTCGATCAACACGACTGTCTATCGTCTGCCGGGTGCCGGTTTCGCTGAGAAAGACGGCACGATGGTAAATTCGGCACGCTGGCTGCAGTGGAAATGGGCCGCGGTGCCGCCTCCGGGAGACGCGAAACTCGATCAGGAAATCTTGTCGCGAATCTTCCTGAATGTGCGGGACCTTTACAAGGCGCAGGGCGGCAGATTCCCGGATCCCATCCTGAATGCTTCGTGGAACTACACCAACAAGCAGAATCCGTCGCTCTCTGAAATTGCCAAAGAACTCAATGGCAAGGCGCTTGTGGACGTGACGGACGATGCTACGCAGACGACCATCAAGGCCGGACAGCAGTTGCCGGGCTTCGCTTTTCTCCGTGACGATGGTTCCACTACGAGCGGGAACTGGCTCTACTGCGGCTCGTGGACGGAAGCCGGCGCGATGATGCAACGCCGCGGCACTGATGATCCGTCGGGGCAGGGGATTTATCAGAATTGGGCGTGGTCCTGGCCCGCCAATCGCCGAGTGCTCTACAACCGCGCTTCGTGCGACGCGAACGGCAAGCCTTGGGACGCATCTCGCAGCCAAGTGTGGTGGAACGAGTCGTCGAAGAAGTGGGTTGGCAACGATGTACCCGACTTCAAGGCAGATTCGGTTCCGACGGAACACATGGGGCCGTTCATCATGAACCCGGAGGGCGTTGCTCGCCTGTTCGTTCCGCTTGGACAGGTTGCCGACGGTCCATTCCCTGAGCATTACGAGACTTTCGAGAGCCCAGTGAAAAACTTGCTGCACCCGCAGCAGAACAATAATCCGGTAGCCAAGAAGTTCAAGAGTGACCTCGACAAGTTCGGTACACCCGAAGAAGGCTACAACATCGTTTGTACGACCTACCGCCTTACCGAGCACTACCACTACTGGACGAAGAACAATCCAATGAACGTTCAGTTGGTGCCGGAGCCGTTCGTCGAAATTCCGGCGGAACTTGCGAACGAGATGGGCATCCGCGGCGGCGAGAAGGTGAAGATCAGCAGCGCCAGAAATCATTACATCGCCAAGGCCATGGTCACCCGGCGCATCCGCGGAATGATGATTGACGGCAAGAAGACCTATCAGATAGGAATCCCGATCCATTGGGGATATCGAGGTATCCAGGAAGATGCTGGTCGGACCGCGCTAACGATGGTCAACGGTCTTACCGCAGCCGTTATCGACCCCAACGCGTTCACACCTGAATTCAAGGGTTTCCTCGTGAAACTCGAGAAAGTCTAA
- a CDS encoding formate dehydrogenase subunit gamma yields MSEISHAVLRHEPPAGRIQRFTWTERLMHWYTAVTYIYCGISGLAFFSPHLYWMALLLGGAPSARVWHPIVGLGFVAGIFWMHHCWARDLTLDEDDRLWLKNVKYYIKNEDEKLPPQGKYDAGQKIYYWVMLGASILLILTGFFMWYPEILSRSMHWALPILVFFHAVAALLTIGGVMIHIYMSVSNVPGSLKAMTEGHVSRGWAMLHAPKWYARITAREPR; encoded by the coding sequence GTGAGCGAAATTAGCCACGCTGTTCTCCGCCATGAACCGCCAGCGGGCCGCATTCAGCGGTTCACCTGGACGGAACGACTGATGCACTGGTACACGGCTGTTACTTATATTTATTGCGGCATCAGTGGCCTCGCGTTTTTCAGTCCACATCTGTATTGGATGGCGCTGCTTCTTGGTGGCGCGCCAAGTGCACGCGTGTGGCACCCGATCGTCGGGCTCGGATTCGTGGCGGGAATTTTCTGGATGCACCACTGCTGGGCGCGAGACCTCACTCTTGATGAAGACGATCGTCTCTGGCTCAAGAACGTGAAGTACTACATCAAAAATGAGGACGAGAAGTTGCCGCCGCAGGGCAAATATGACGCGGGGCAGAAGATTTACTACTGGGTCATGCTCGGTGCATCGATCCTGCTTATACTGACGGGCTTTTTCATGTGGTATCCCGAGATCCTGTCGCGGAGCATGCATTGGGCGCTCCCAATCTTGGTTTTCTTCCACGCGGTCGCGGCGCTGCTTACGATTGGCGGCGTGATGATCCACATTTACATGTCGGTCTCGAACGTGCCGGGCAGTTTGAAAGCGATGACGGAAGGTCACGTTTCGCGTGGCTGGGCGATGTTGCACGCGCCCAAATGGTATGCGCGAATAACCGCGAGGGAACCTCGCTGA
- the fdxH gene encoding formate dehydrogenase subunit beta, with amino-acid sequence MASKLLQIKAISGHAGVAPGANMSRDYDVCKLVDTTTCIGCKACEVACLEWNGYDFQPTTFDNTYQTMPDTSWNYWNLIRFDEHVNEDGSFSWLMRKDQCMHCEDPGCLAACPADGAIVQYENGIVDFNQANCIGCQYCVTGCPFNIPKFNPTTKKVFKCTLCSDRVGAGLEPACIKACPTGCLHFGSKEDMKDLANKRATQLREHTAHQNAGVYDPEGVGGTHVIYVLHDINNPEKYGGLPKNPTVNPMVRLWKGPLKWIGGLGMIFGAVGIAFHYLRYGPKEAEIHPGGDRERN; translated from the coding sequence ATGGCAAGCAAGCTTCTCCAGATCAAGGCGATCTCGGGCCACGCAGGAGTGGCGCCTGGCGCGAACATGTCGCGCGACTATGACGTGTGCAAGCTCGTCGACACAACCACGTGTATCGGCTGCAAGGCGTGCGAGGTCGCGTGTCTCGAGTGGAACGGATACGACTTCCAGCCAACAACGTTCGACAATACATACCAGACGATGCCAGACACGTCATGGAACTACTGGAACTTGATCCGCTTCGATGAGCACGTGAACGAGGATGGAAGCTTTAGCTGGTTGATGCGCAAGGACCAATGCATGCATTGCGAGGACCCAGGATGCCTGGCAGCGTGCCCCGCCGACGGCGCCATCGTGCAGTATGAGAATGGCATCGTTGATTTCAACCAGGCGAACTGCATCGGTTGTCAGTATTGCGTTACCGGATGTCCCTTCAATATTCCGAAATTCAATCCCACAACGAAAAAAGTCTTCAAATGTACGCTGTGTTCCGATCGCGTTGGCGCGGGACTCGAGCCTGCATGCATCAAGGCATGTCCGACCGGGTGCCTGCACTTCGGTTCTAAAGAAGACATGAAAGATCTTGCGAACAAGCGCGCCACGCAGCTCCGAGAGCACACAGCTCATCAGAATGCGGGTGTGTACGATCCTGAAGGAGTTGGGGGAACGCACGTTATCTATGTGCTTCATGACATCAATAATCCCGAGAAGTACGGTGGCCTGCCGAAAAACCCGACGGTAAATCCGATGGTTCGACTTTGGAAGGGACCATTGAAATGGATTGGAGGGCTGGGAATGATATTCGGCGCCGTCGGTATTGCGTTCCATTACTTGAGGTACGGGCCGAAGGAAGCTGAAATTCATCCGGGAGGCGATCGTGAGCGAAATTAG
- a CDS encoding formate dehydrogenase accessory protein FdhE: protein MRGVSNPWQEKIDRAKALITQSDAAAEILRFYADIVGFQETVYSALDDRHRMPEAMAAFIPGMLALMATRGTFQLKQIADFARELEWADELSSYWKERVTATYTPISLISQSILQPFARKLATTVNRQESWLKPECPVCGCLPQLAVLRPEGDGAKRHLLCGLCRTEWEYRRVICVYCGELDKEKLPVFTNELTLHVRTSGCDTCRRYLKCVDLSVDGHAVPEVEDIATLAVSVWMIEQGFQPIRANLFGF, encoded by the coding sequence ATGCGTGGCGTTTCGAATCCATGGCAGGAGAAGATCGATCGGGCGAAAGCCCTCATAACTCAATCCGACGCGGCCGCTGAGATCCTACGGTTTTACGCTGATATTGTCGGATTCCAGGAAACGGTATACAGCGCGCTCGATGATCGACATCGAATGCCCGAAGCCATGGCCGCTTTCATCCCTGGAATGCTCGCACTGATGGCGACACGGGGAACGTTCCAACTTAAACAAATTGCAGACTTTGCGCGCGAACTCGAATGGGCTGATGAGCTAAGTTCCTATTGGAAGGAACGAGTTACGGCGACCTACACGCCTATATCGTTAATATCGCAATCAATCCTTCAGCCTTTTGCGCGAAAACTTGCTACGACTGTTAATCGACAGGAAAGCTGGTTAAAGCCGGAATGTCCTGTTTGCGGATGTTTACCGCAACTGGCGGTTTTGCGCCCTGAGGGCGATGGGGCCAAACGACACCTGCTTTGCGGACTGTGCAGAACGGAGTGGGAATATCGTCGTGTGATCTGCGTGTACTGCGGAGAACTCGATAAGGAGAAGTTGCCTGTTTTTACCAACGAGCTCACACTCCACGTAAGGACATCGGGTTGCGATACGTGCCGTAGATACCTCAAATGCGTTGACCTTAGCGTAGACGGTCATGCCGTTCCAGAGGTGGAGGACATAGCTACACTAGCCGTCAGCGTTTGGATGATCGAGCAGGGATTTCAGCCGATCAGAGCGAATCTTTTCGGATTTTGA